A window of Candidatus Obscuribacterales bacterium genomic DNA:
CGACAATGAAATTGCGGCGGCGGCCTACGTTGCCGAAACAGGACGGGGGTGGATCGAATCCCTCACCTTGGTGCAGGCTAGCTTTCGAGAAGCCGACCAAACCCTACCCCGCAAAGCCGACCACACGCCCCCCTTTGCCGGCATGGTGCCCCTGCTCCAGCGTCTACAGCAGTCTGGCGTGACCCTCGGCGTCCTCTCCGCCGACAGTCCTGCCTTGGTAGACGATTTCCTAAAACGCTACGACCTAGAGGAGTACATGGCGATCGCCCTTGGTAGCACCGAGCAACTCCGTAAGCCTCAAGCGGAGTTTTACCATAGCGCCTGTGAACACCTCGGCGTTGATCCAGCCGCAACCCTGGTGGTGGGCGACTCTCAATCCGATATTCTCATGGCCAAGTATGGAGGAGCTGCAGGCTGTATTGGAGTGACTTGGGGCGGAGCGAGTCCGTTCCAGTTGGCTAGCGCCACGGTATGCATTGACCATGGCGATCAGATCGACGTGTTGGCCACCTAGCCCGAACGATACAATTCGATACAATGAAACTATCCCCATCATGGCAAGGCGTTCAACCAAGAGCATTGCTGAATCGATAGATGATTTGCCCTCATCCCCAACCCTTCTCCCTAGGGAGAAGGGAGCTAGACTTCTTGTCCGCTCTCCCTAGGGCAGATTGAGCAATTCATACTTATATTCAGCAACACTACTGTAGACTCAGCCACGTCATGCAAGTCGTAGCCTGGGCACCATAATCAATCCCCAGCAACGTTTCGCCTCCTAGCTTGATACCTTACCTTATTGAAGAGAATAGCCCTGTGACAACCACCATTTCGCCAACCCTAGCTTTCCCTAATCTTACCTGGCAGTGGCGCGACCATACCATTTGCTATACCGTCATGGGCAGTGGTCAACCCCTCGTGCTCATCCATGGCTTTGGTGCTTCCATTGGCCACTGGCGTAAGAATATTCCTGTTCTGGCAGAGGCGGGCTATCAGGTGTTTGCTATCGATCTACTGGGATTTGGCAAGTCTGCTAAGCCTGACCTGGCCTATAGCCTGGATCTTTGGCACGACCTTCTGAGCGACTTTTGGACAGAGCATATCCAGCGTCCGGCAGTTTGGGTAGGCAATTCCATCGGCGGGCTGCTGGCGATGATGATGTTGGCACAGCGGCCCCAGATGGCAATGGGTGGTGTCTTACTCAACTGTGCTGGAGGGCTCAACCATCGCCCAGATGAACTAAATCTACCGCTGCGGATGGTGATGGGGACATTCACAAAACTGGTGAGTTCTCCCGCTCTTGGGCCCCTGTTGTTCAACCAAGTACGGCGGCGATCGCGCATTCGTGGCACCCTTAAGCAGGTCTATTGCGATCCCACAGCGGTGACCGACGACCTAATTGATATCCTCTACGAACCCTCCTGCGACCCCGGTGCCCAGAAAGTATTCGCCTCTATTTTGACTGCCCCAGCTGGCCCCCGCCCCAGCGACCTGCTGCCCCAGATTCAGCAACCCCTCCTGGTTCTTTGGGGAGAAGCCGATCCCTGGACGCCCATTGCGGGATCCAAACTTTACCAAGACCTCGCTGCTCAGCGTGAGACCGGAGCTACTCCTTCAGTCACCTTTCAAGCGATCGCCAAGACGGGACACTGCCCCCATGATGAACGCCCAGAGGAGGTCAACAGCGCGATTCTAGACTGGCTCACGGCCTTGGCTTGGGTGTAGCTGGTTGTGAGATCAGTCCCACAAGCTGATCTGCGTCACACGAAAAGCAACGTAATATCACGGAGCATCTAGAGATACATCACGACACTGAAGAGCGATCGCCCTAATAATACAGACATGTTCAGCAACATGAACAACTCATCTGTTGGACGTTCCTGACTCGTCACTGTTTCTTACCATCAGGTGTGACTACATTTTATTCGTGAATTATGCTCCTACGACCGTGCCCTGTGCGCGGTTTTTTTTTGAGCGATCGGCTTCAGCGCGTTGAAGGATTTCACAAATTTCGGTTCAGCCGTCCCAAAGTTGCGATACGGGTTTGGTGCGTCCGGCTAGGGCATCTTGCCAACCACGATAAATGCCTTCGCGGATTTCTGCGATCGGGGTATCGTCCGGGTCATCTTCAGGTTCAGTGATGAGTACAATCACGCGAACTCGGCTGCTAATGCCAAGCGTTAGTGGCTCATCGAGGGTAAGTTGCCCATTTTCTGAGAGGGTAGCTGTAGTTTCAATGGCTTTCATGGTTCAGATTCCTTTGATTTAAAGGACGGATTTGTTCAAGTTGTTGAAGTTCGTGTTGGATTTCAGCTTCGATTTCAGCCGGGTGATCGAAGTAGTAGGTCATGGCGGCGTGGGCTTCGGCGGGAAGAAGGTAGGGGTGTTGGTGGCAGATTTCATCAACAGACCAGCCGTGGGTGAGGTAGTCCATGACGATTTGGGTAACGCGGATGCGGGGGAGGCGTTTGAGATGGGCTGGTTGATTGGTGGAAGTTTCGAGGTGGGGATAGGGGGTCGTTAGCATGGTTTAGACTCCTTGGTTTGGTGTTTGTGGAAGGTAATAGTGCTGACGAAGGCGATTAAGCTCCTGGCAGTTGGTTTTGATTGCGATCGTAGATCTCATAAAGCCGCTTGACGACTTCGATTGGGATGCCTGCGACTGGAATTAAAATTTTGGCAGCTTCAACTCCACCTGCAAATAGGATGCTGAAACTATCTTTCCAGCGCTGCCAGTTTTGGGGATTCTTTTGGGGCATGGTGGCAAAGCCGTGGAGCAGAATTTCAAAGATTTCTGCATCAGGTTTATGGGGGTATGTTTGCCGTAGTTTTGTGAGGACTTGGGTAAGCTGTTGGGTCGCTTCGGTTGAGTGATTATTTTCGATGTAGGTATCAACTTGCTCAAAGATTTGGACTTTGTGGGCGTTTGGAAAGGCGTTGTCGTATTTTCCTGGCATGGGCGAAATTCTCTGATTTAAATTCAAAACGTTCAGGATTTTGTGGTTATTTTAAGAGTCGAATGAAGCCTGCTTGTTCAAAGTGATGGTCGGTGGTGAGGGCTTGTTGGATGTTGTGTTGCTGCATCATGATGAAGGAACTGCAATCGACGAGTGACCAGGGTTTGTCGGGGCGGTTTTGGCAAAGTTCCCAAGCGGCTTGGTCTGTGGATGGATCAATGTGGATACGAGTAATGTAGGGATTTTGGCGAACAATATTGATGTGGTTAAAGATGCGATCGCGTGGTAGACGGTGGGGGCTATTGAGGAGTGCAACAAGTTCGGCGATGACGTAGTTGGTGGTGATAATTTCAGTGCGGCTGGCGATCGCAGTGCGGAAATGCTCGGCAGCAATTGGATAATGGGTTTCGGTGGGGATGAAAACGCTCGCCCAACCAGAGGTATCAATGAAGAGATTATTCGGCATTGCGGAGTTCTTGGTAGAGGGCTTCGCCAAGGTATTGGTCGTGGTTTTCCGCGAGGTCGGTAGTACCGAGTTCTAGAGTACCGATGAGGGAGAGGAGTTGATCGGTGTCGGCGGTTGTGATTGCGGGTTGGAGGTATTGCTTAAGAGCTTGAATGATCAATTGTTCAGGGGTGGTTTGGTTTTGGGCGGCTTGATGGACTAGGGCTTGCTGAAGGGCGTCAGGGAGGGCGATTGTGATTTGCATGG
This region includes:
- a CDS encoding alpha/beta fold hydrolase, producing MTTTISPTLAFPNLTWQWRDHTICYTVMGSGQPLVLIHGFGASIGHWRKNIPVLAEAGYQVFAIDLLGFGKSAKPDLAYSLDLWHDLLSDFWTEHIQRPAVWVGNSIGGLLAMMMLAQRPQMAMGGVLLNCAGGLNHRPDELNLPLRMVMGTFTKLVSSPALGPLLFNQVRRRSRIRGTLKQVYCDPTAVTDDLIDILYEPSCDPGAQKVFASILTAPAGPRPSDLLPQIQQPLLVLWGEADPWTPIAGSKLYQDLAAQRETGATPSVTFQAIAKTGHCPHDERPEEVNSAILDWLTALAWV
- a CDS encoding HAD family hydrolase produces the protein MVTIRCRDAVFPSIQAIFFDKDGTLADSANFLRELAQRRSRLIDAQIPGVQEPMLMAFGVEGDRLDPSGLMALGTRYDNEIAAAAYVAETGRGWIESLTLVQASFREADQTLPRKADHTPPFAGMVPLLQRLQQSGVTLGVLSADSPALVDDFLKRYDLEEYMAIALGSTEQLRKPQAEFYHSACEHLGVDPAATLVVGDSQSDILMAKYGGAAGCIGVTWGGASPFQLASATVCIDHGDQIDVLAT
- a CDS encoding DUF433 domain-containing protein: MLTTPYPHLETSTNQPAHLKRLPRIRVTQIVMDYLTHGWSVDEICHQHPYLLPAEAHAAMTYYFDHPAEIEAEIQHELQQLEQIRPLNQRNLNHESH
- a CDS encoding PIN domain-containing protein, translated to MPNNLFIDTSGWASVFIPTETHYPIAAEHFRTAIASRTEIITTNYVIAELVALLNSPHRLPRDRIFNHINIVRQNPYITRIHIDPSTDQAAWELCQNRPDKPWSLVDCSSFIMMQQHNIQQALTTDHHFEQAGFIRLLK